The genomic DNA agtacagagaaatcctggaagaaaacttgctgaagtctgcaagagacctgggacttgggagaagatttatcttccagcaggacaatgaccccaaatatacagccaaagccacactggagtggcttaaaaacaaaaaggtcaatgtcctggagtggccccaGTCAAAGTCCAGACCTcagtccaattgagaatatgtggaaagagttgaaaattgctgttaaccaaaggtccccatccaacttgatggagcttcagcaattttgcaaagaatgaGTACAAATTGTTGTGTCCAGAattgcaaagctggtagagacttatccactcatggctgtaattgctgccaaagttgCCTCTAACAAATATTGActggggtgattacttatgcattcaattattagGGGTCCAAGCCACGAAGTGACTGGACCACCTTTTGTAATTGTTcgtattattaggcttccatgcatgaagtactggaagcctattgtttaaGTAAGGatcttgatttttatttttttccatccgCCAAAATTTATAATGCCCCTTAAAGGCTCATGCATGCATGAAAATCCACGAAACTCACAAGTGTTGTCGAAACCACTTAAACCtgcaaatgcagtgaaaactacacaTGCCAGTGACATGGTGCTACCGCCATATTGCATTTAGCATcgaaattgtgaaatgttacaaaaatcttcttctccaaaaccagcTGACATATGCATAtaccacttcatacacatgcataccttatgccccaaTATTACAcctgttcatcagaagttgcttGGTCCCACATTTTGTCCGCCATGTTGCGTTCTCTGATTCAAACTATGATGCCTTCTACTCCAGACTACTAATACCCACTGTGCTacaaattggcatgcatgatactagtacagagtcctatccaaggttgttaaaggtgatttgccccagtgaaaaacatgggtgccaTAGGCCAATGAGAATAAGCGTATGCGCCATGTCAGACAcattacacatttcctgcacactggaatacagtacacacatgaaacatttggacattttctgtgttgatcagtagcAAAAACTCCTggttaaatccattctgatttcatgtagtaacacaatgaaatgtggaaaagtccaagggggggtgAATACTCTTGAAAGCcacagtaaaatatgtattaatcacATAAAACCaatatatggattacagactgAATTTGTGACAtcctcaaggaccaaaggaaaggatccaagtgcaggcttagatatgaagcagataatccgataaaggcaaaacgagagagagagagagagagagagagagataacaaGGACAATCCAAGGTCAAtcaatcaggcaaacaggctagtagggagatccaaaaaggggtaaacgagagagagagagagagagagagagagagagagagagagagagagagagagagagagagagagagagagagagagagagagagagaggcaaaaggtcaaatacacggttaagcaaacaagaaacaaggctcGGAATTGATCCaaaagagaatgcaagacttcacgaagaagctaggaaacagagggattTAAATACTGTGAAGCAAATAGGGTTTGAACTAGGTAAATGAATGATTAACCAATGACAGGAGaagaggacagaacaggtgcacctggaaggaaagaatgtggaagAACTGGTTGAATtagacaaaggaaaggagaagcactagagttagtatttgggagagggagacctctggtggtgaactaaggtagaagcaggggagaccatGACAGAATTATAATAGAAATACATgccatatatttttaatatactaaAATGGTCtaaaatatgtgtttatttcacCCAAGGTGACACTTATAATGCATATGGGTTGTTATCTGAAATCAAATTCAAGTaggtacatatttatttattcacttatttatatatttccccTCAAAAGTACCATAAAAGCCCTGTATAAccagaataaatacattaataataaatgggATGGATATTTACACTTTGTTTGTAGCTTGCAGAGACGCCCCCACCTGGGTCATGTTTGGTACACTCCAGCAAAAACTGATATCTGTGGCAGGATAATACAGCAGGAAAGCATAACACATCTCCTCTGTGGTGGAAAGTCCAAGCTGCAGAgaaagggtggggggggggttctatAAGCAAGCATCAGGTTAACACAACCAATTAACATAAAGAGAGCATGTTTCTTTAGACCAACAGAATCATGAAACACCCATGGTGACGTATAGTTTGAGGACCGCTAGATTAGAGTTTAGTGGGATTGAGTGCGTTGGAATTGAAACAGGTCCGTATCGGAATGAAAGATACATACGTTGGTAACTTTGCTGCGATTCTTCGTGTTGTATGTGCATTCCACCACCATTTCATCTCCCTAGACCAAAGAAAATAAGTCAGATCCCAAATCAGTGGGAGTCTTTTCTGAATCACCTTAATTGCTCACCATTGATGTCTATTTTTTTTACCTCTTTTATTATTGCAGTTTGCCCCAAGTATTTGAATTCTTGTAAATTAAAATCATAATTTTCGTTCACGCCCAAGAAACCAATTTGTTCTCCGTtcctagaaaataaaaaagaaagaaagaacccCTGCTATAACTGTCAACCAAGTGGTCAATGTGcctggtggggggtgggggtgtagggttggggttggagcGTGTATAAAAGCACATCGTTAAATCAAGCTTCCTGACAGCTGAAATAAACATTGAACTGTTGCTACCAATAACTGCTTGCAATTGTCATGAATGAGAGCACAACACAGTGACTACTTATCAGAAGAAGAAAGGTCTGAGAATGGAGTGTCCTGACCTAAACTGAGCCACCCTCATTTTGCGTCCTGCCAGATGTGTGTGCAGCAGAACTGCAAAGACATTCATATCAGGAAAAGAGCCAGGGAGCACCTGCAGACATGAGACACAAGACACGGACGGTACTGTGACAGGAGGAGACTGAGACTGTGACTGAGACTGTGCTGAAGCCCTGTAGAAATCAGCTCAAGATCCTTCTTTTTCATAACAATGTAAGAAAGTCAACAAACGGGATAAGCAGCAGTGAAAGGGGAAAGCTGCTGTGTGTAAGACGACAGTAATTCAACACTTTGATGTCCACTAGGCAGGTATACTAATGCACAGTCACCTTGGAGAAAATGGAAGTGTTGCACACAGCATAGCTCCTAAAGGACTGGGTGTCTGGGGGCAGCATGTACTCAGGGATGAGGTCAAGTCCAATGTGCAGGGTCCCCACATCGTGGTCAAAAAGCTCCGGAGTGTAATGGAAACGCAGCCCCGAGTTGTCCACTTGGCCTGATGGACAACACAAGCATTTAGAGTGCAGATATCTCAGAGAGTAGGTTCTCCAAGCTTAGTCCTGAGAGAGAGCCTGATCCAGTCACTTTTATATCTCACCCCTTCTTTCTCAGTTTTCAAAAGACAGGGACACGCATGATTGTTATTGAGTAACGAAGCAAAGTGCTGTACAGTCCAGACACTTCTCCAGTTCAGGGCAATCTGGTCTCCACAGCTTAAAGGAGATCAGGTGTGAGTTCCAAATGATCTTGAAATTATTGAAATGACCAAAACATGCATGCCTGATAAGAAATACCTGGAAATGTTTATTGCTAATGATTCACTTTAGGGTGATCCTTAACAGCTGGTGGACTGGAAGATATACAGGACCAGGTTTAGAAACCCTCTAACATAAAGTATTATGCAACAGAACTAATGAACTTAAATTCAAGAAATTCAAGAAGTCTTGAACCAGGCTTTGCACTCTTTTTCTCCAGCATGGAGAGACACTGTACAGTTGACCATTACTACCCACTGTTCTACAGAGAAGCCACTCACTAGCTTGAGACTGCGCTGTTTCAACTTTTTACTCAATAAGGATGACATTAATGAGAACTTTTACACAGTGACAAAGAAACTTTACATGTTACctcaaaaaaacacacatatttgGGGAGCTGGGGTATTTTTCATGTCAGAACACAAGATCAAGTCTTTACATGAGATCAGAGTGTCATTATGGTAACAACTGCAATGATGACATTCTCATCCCCCCATTAAGCTTTTACCTTGCGCTTGAGAGGGGTTGTTATAATGCATTTCCAATCTGTAGTAAGCTGGGTCATTAGTCCCACCAATGGAAATACCAGTGTTGGGTGGAAGATAGAATGactaaaaaggaagaaaaagaggaggaggaggtgagaGCCAGGGCAGGGCTGTCTTGCCCAGTTCCTGAAGGGGATGCATTgcctgctggtttctgttccagcTGGTACTcctctctcaattacttaacgaACCTAGATATTCGATCAATGGGAAATTTGCGACTTGATCTAAATGATCGTGTGCAGTTTGTGACCTAACTGTAACTCGTTACTGTAAATgtacaaccccaattctgaaaaagttgggacagtatggaaaatgcaaacaaacaaacaaaaagccatgccatgggcactgacacacccccataccatgacagacaCTGGCATTTGGACCTGACACagataacagcttggatggtctttttcctctttggcccggaGAACACGACGGCTCTTTTGTCCAAAAACTGAAATGTTGACTCGTTggaccacaaaacacgattccactgtACTACTGTtcatctcagatgagaccgagtCCAGAGAAGTCGGCggcgcttctggacagtgttgatgtatggcttctgctttgaATAGTAAAaccttaacttgcatctgtggatgcagcggcgaatggtgtttactgacaaaggtttaccaaagtattcctgagcccatgtcaggatatccattacagactcatgctGGTTTTTAGGACAGTGACGtctgagggatcggagatcacACGCATTCAGTGGTTTTCGGCATTGCCCTTTACACACTGAGATTTGaccggattccttgaatcttttagttatattgtgcactgcagaaggtgaaatgcccaaaatcctaccgatttgtctttggggaatgttgttctcaaagttttggattattcgctgacgcatctgttggcagattggcgagcctcgacccatccttgctcttgaaggactagaccttttttggaggctccttatatactatgattacacaattgcctcacctgtttcacatcaccttcttatttcaacttgtcacatcacTATTAGTCTTAAATTGCCCCTGTCCCAGCGTTTTTGGAACATGTTGCATGcgttaatttcaaaataaatgtttaccttcaaaaaactatgcagttgattaggtaaaacatcaaataccttgtctttaaacgttttttgtttaaatacaagtcaaagtacatttacgaatcactcctctttgtttttattagcattttccatactgtcccaactttttctgAATTGTGGTTGTAACATAACTGTAACATAGTGCACCACAGTAATCGGGCTGTATCCGGCAGATGTGACTGTATAATCATTGGGGTCCTATCTTACTCTACAACACTGAAACATTATATAAAGAAAGTTCTATAGTGGTTTCCAGTGTTCATGTTTACAattaatctttttatttatttagtttacttTCTGTCAGTTTATGAATTTGTGTAGGCAGCCCTGAGGGTTGGTGTATAGCCATGCCTGTGTATACCTGTTTATATACTCTGTATTTGTAGCTTTTTATTCTGACCTCTACTTACCCCTCCTCCTATGCCCCAGGCTGCTATGACCTTAAAACAGAAGTTAAATGGAGACATGTTGTTTGAATAGCACATCCCCTCCAGAGTTTGATTGACTGAGGCAGAGCACCCGTACAGCAGCATGTGATGGGTCAGGTCCACGTGGTCAACAATGGGCTCAATCTAAAACATCACAACAGAGACAAGTGTGTAGAATCGCAGTCAAGGAATCATGCCTGGTGTCTTTGCGCTAGGCTGTGGTCATCGTGGGGCCCCACTGAAATGTATTCACCCACTGAGGCACAGAGGATTGTGTGGGAGGCCCCTCACCCTAAGACATAATTAATCACCATCTTCATCTTGACAGAAATTGAGAATATAGAATGTTTGTATATACTGGTATTAAAAAGATACAACTCGATAATAAGATATCCTTAAAAATACAGTATTGCATTCAGTTTTGGCCACCACACTACAAAAGGATAACATTGTTGCCATGGAAAGATATCCAAAAGAAGAGTGACTTGAGTAGGAATGTCCCAGGCAGAAGGGACTGAATCTCTTCACAGATCATGGACAGTAAATTGTCTGAATCCTTTAAAGGTCCTCTAAGTAAAACCAGACCAATTAAACTCCATAAGGAAGCAGTGTtgcaaaatggaaataaggTGGGGGTCTGGGACAAGATACTGAGCCTCTACAGCCATAACAAGCAAGATGGCCATTCTGGTTTGACCATTTCTGAGGTTCTTGTGAAGATTTGTGAGATGTAGAAATTATTGGATATTGCAGGGGGGTCGGGTGTTGAGAAATTGCAATTCAAGGACACTGAAACCTCGCATTCACTGGAGGGAAACCAGACACTAGATGCACATACACGTTCAAGTGTACAGTGTATCAGGAGTCAACCAGGGTGGTCTGAGTGTGAATACCTGATAGATGTGGTTCTTTCTTCCCAGATTAGGGGCTTTGATAATCCGGCAGTAGTAGTAGGTGTGTACTGGTGGGACAGTGAACTGAAATTACAGAAGACATCAGTTTGTCAGGAAACATTGGGAGTCAgttcttttcttattctttacaGTGCTGAGCAATGGAATGTTCTTGGATATGGAGCTACAATCAAACCCGTATATAGCCCTTCAGTTTAGATTAAATTGCCACAACCTGACAGTGAAAAGAGAGGAATGTGGGCTAACTTTCGGACACAGAGCCAAAGCTCCTTGTTTCCAAACCATTGTAGCTCAAGGGAAACTCAGACAGTGAAGAAGGAAACAGCAGCTGAAATCACCGTTCAGTCCATCTATGCTACAATGTGATGTAAACCAATACTTTAAATTGCTCATTGGGAGGGCTATGTTTAAAAGCTAACTATGCATCCTCTGTGTCAGTTACGTAAACCAAATGTTTTACCATTTGAGTTACTCACAGCTCTGGTCCCTTTAGTTACATTTGTCTAGCAAGGGAATACAAAAATATGAGGACCAGGTACCATGCTGCTCAGTAAAAGTCATGGGTTTACTACCTGTTTACATCAGAGAACTCTATGATGTCACTTTAAGTCTCAATGCACACGGCGCTGTTTGCTGCACTGTTAAGGTGGCACAGATGCTCACATTGTTGGCTGTGATGTCAAAATGATTGGTAGTTGTGGGAGTGGACCTCGGTACGTAGCCCAGTAGGCTGATTTCCTTCGTTCCTCTCCGGCCGGAATGGTGTGTGATTTCATCATTCAGCCCATAAGCGTAGATCAGTTTTATTGGCAAAGTCTGCAGGtgaagaaacaataataatttatgaaAGTATATATCATGTTCGAATGAAACTTGGCTTAGGCATGCTTATTGTCTCTCAACCCAAAGAACAGAGTTCCCATTCAAGCCATAAACAATTACCCATGATCAAATGTACCACCGTAGTGAAAGCAGTGCCCGCCCTGGTAGGCGGAACACCCACATACCCTTAATGTATTCCTGGGTGGAAGGCACTGTGAGCTGTATAACCATGTGGTCCAGAGTCCAGTATGTGTCCCTGCTATCCCAAGGCACAGTCAGGTTTGCAGGGTGAGTTGTGCAGTTGTTATAAAGGTGTTAAAAGGTTACTGTAGCGCAACATGGTAAAACCGCAGTTCCATGAGTAAACCATGGTGTGCTGAAATAGTCATTCTCATGGAGTATCATGGCATTCCCAAGGCCCAGTGTAGTAAAGCTCTGTGAAAATAACTCACTGTGATGGGGAAGTCCCTGCTGTCACAGGCCCCAATGGACCTGTTAAATGCCATGACTGTCTTCCCATCCCTCTCACTCAGAGACAGCAGGGTATAGTCCTGCTGAGGGTCCACCAAGGGTAGAGTGTTGCCGGTTGCATAGCGGTCCTGAGCAAagacaaaaccaccaaaaaacaaaccaccaccacaacaacagATGTGTTAAAAATAACACTGTTCAACCATTGCTGGGGAGGCAGTGAACAGTGCTTTGCTagtggccccccaggactggagttcTGTTCCACTGTGCAGCCCAGTCGAGTCCGTGAGGAGTTCAAGTTCAGCTAACTCCCTGTGCTCCGAATCCCTGTGCAGATCCTTCAGAGGCTCAGCAACACGGCCCTGCAATCAGCACCCTTTGAACCTGCTCACCCATGACCACGGCCCCGGCCCCGGGTTTTCATCCCCCTCTCTGCGCGCTTAATTAGTCAGTTGGTTAATTGCACTGATTATTCACTCAACCAGTTGGACTCCTCTCCTTAGGCCTAAAGAAGGGGCTGACTTACAGAGGTCTATTTATAAAagctgcaggattgtggctccTGGGGGCCGTCTTTGAACAGCGCTGCTGGTTGAGTGTGGGCCTGGTGATTTAGTTGCAGTGTAGGGAGATCAGAACAAAGGGTAATGGAATCCAGACTCAAGTCATTTTATAATCCCTTCTTCAACAGAGTTGAAGGAGAACACAATATATGCTCGGCACTAAACACCATAACTACTGACACCAAACTATTCCTTTCCTGTATTTGCTAGGTTACAATGGGCAGAACCTTTGTTTTACTTTGACATGCGATGCCAGGGTCTGATTACCAACTATTAAACCCACCCCAGACACCCTGACAACCAGCAAAACTGAACACAGACCAGAACTGTCCCAATACCTGCTGTTGATTTGAGTGTCTGAGATATTTCACCTTTTTGTACAATTACAAAgccctatttttttttaacagagcaCTGGAACAAGCAGGAAACTGCACTGAATGAAAATGAACTTTTTTCCTTGTTATACTTAACAACTACAGGAAACACTGAGGGCTTGACAATCATTGACCATTGTGAAACCTTCCCCTTGCATTTCACACCTGTCACTGGCTTTCACAACGGTCCTGTAACATGTAAATTGAGTCCTGAAATTAAACTGAAGTTCACAATGTGGAGATAATAATCCAAATCAGACtactttttggtttgttttatacatattttgtgaagcatattttctgtatttaagcAGACAGAAAAGCCAGGTTCTCTATTGTAGCAGGACGCCACTATTAATTTCCACTGCGGCTCCCTGGCCCTTTCCCAGAAGCCTGAAATTTTAATTGTCTGTGTGAACAGACGCCCAGTGTCCGCCTCAGGCACTGTCTTTTCCATCAGCTGTGAACTGTCAGCACTGCAACTTGTTAACATCCTCTAACATCCTCTAACATCCTGATTTTACAGTGCATGGTCTacctgttctgttctgttgtaTAAAttagtggttctcaatcctggtcctggcgACACCCTGCCCTGCGTTTTCTGGTTTTTACTTCAATTACTTCATTACTAGTAGGAtacttaattgaacacttaattaactaataatttgcctaatctgagatcttacattattttaaacagttgtagATGTAATTTTAAAGATAAAACTGTAGATGGAACTTGAAATCTCCAACGTGCAAGTCAGTATTGGGAACCAAGATCTCAGTATTGGTTCCATATGGTCCCAAGCCCTTCAAGCTCAAGTACACAACAATAAAGCTTGTCACTTTGTCCATCAGTTTGCCCTGCCATACACTGctctctcctcactcccatttcTTCATTCAGATATGTGCAGCAGGGCTGGGCAGCTCGAGGGCTTGAGCACCGAAGGGATTTTAGGGTTTCCTTCCACCTCCGGGTCTTTCCCACTCAACTAAAGTCATTATCAAAATCATAAGTCAGTTCATCTGTCTATTCCAGGTCTCATTCATTTACTTGGCCCACCGCTGATACACAGAGTGTTCAATATACAGGAAAGTGTAAGGTGTTACCTTAAAGTATTGGCTGCCATTGGGGAAGACTCCTCCGATCACTATATCTGACCCCGCCATGCCTCCATTGTCACTGAAGCCAAGGCCCACCCACCCCATGGTCCCGATGCTCAGCTCGAAGGTGATGAGGTCCTGTTGAACATCGAAACCCCAGCTGAGAGAGACTAGTTGGCCTGGGTCCAGATACTCCCTGAAGGGCAGCGCTGGGTTGATCTGTGCCTCCACCTGTCCGCAGCAGAGAAGGGATAGGAGCGAGAGCAGCAGGAGAAGAGTCATGACTGCACTCTGCAGGCTGGCCGTGGTCTCTTGAGATGTGTGGCTGCTGCCAACCTTAAATATGAGCTCCTACCCCACCAGATCACTCCCCCTTGAAACCTGCTTTACTTGTTTCCCCTGACATATGAGTTTTGGGTGACAAAAAGGAACAATACCACAAGTAATGTGCACTGTTCTTGGACACTTGAGAGGGGAACATTTTAGGGACCATTGTACAATGAGCATTGAACATCAGTGTTGTACACCTTCCAGGCAGAATTTAAAAGGcataacataaaacacacaaacagcagtAGTTGGAGAGCGAGATGAGTGCAAAAATAACCAGTAATCAGAACTGAAGTACAAGATGCAAAGGGATTTATTTAAAAGAGGAGGATTATATACAACTATATACAACCGTAAAGGCCAGACGTTagacaaaacaatacatataggGAAAAATTATGACTTGGGCAGTGTCGGCTAACcactacaacaaaacaaatccttATCTAAGCTAGTCTGGAAAGGGGATCCACTTACCTATCTCGTATTACTTGGCGGACCCTAACTAACTACACTAACTAAACTGTCTAATCCTCACAACTAATACAGAAGGGAGACAACCGCCCTTACTTAAATGCCTAGTGTGCTATACAAAGAATTCACCTTCCTGTTTTCCACTGAACTAAGTCACTAACAATTGCACAATTAACAAAGTGATGAAACTAAACGACAGGAGAACAGTAGGCGATCACACAGGAAAATACTAACAACAAAGGTAGGCTACAACTAACAGGGTATAGTGACACAAATCACATTCTGTCTGTCCGCTGACGGAAAAGAGAAATGACAGCTCTTATACATGGGAGACGGACACATCTGATTGTACCGGAACACACAGGAACAGCAGAGTATGAATGAGATGGGATATGAACCAATCACAGCCCGACACCTTCGTAAAAGAGGGATTGGgagaacacagagcacagaacaCAACAGCAAGAACAAGTACACACACAAGAGTACATAACAGTCTCTTTTAACAATGCAGAGACTGAATGACAAAAAATACTGACAGATAAACATGTACATGTGAATAAACATAATTCATTCACACACATTGGTGGGAATCACCCTTATCCTTGTTTTCCCTACATGACAATttgaataaaaatgcaaagtcaTCTATCaagatttgttatttttgcTTGTTGTTATCACAGAAATGTTATTGTTGTGTTCATTTATGGTGCGCAGCAAGCACAGCCACTGTATGTCTTGGGGTATGCAGGTGGAATACGATGAGGTCTTTCTGTTTGACACTGTAATATAGTTTCACAGTTCAGGATGAAGGTTCTGAACATTGTTTTGAAGTTTAGCTGTTTGGTCTTTCCTGTAGCGATGTATGGATGTGAAAGTTGGACAATCAAGAAAAATGATGATTGTAAAATGGACTCCTTTGAACTCTGGTGTTGGCAACGGCTTTTGCGCATTCTCTGGATTGCCAGAAGAACAAATCAATCAATTCTAGACCAAATCAAGCCAGAACGATCACTGGAATCATTTGTGATCAAATTGAAGCTGGCATAGAGGACTCCCTGGAACAAACCATAATGTCTGGAATGatggaaggaaaacaaaaaagaggaAAACCAAGATCAAGGTGGTTGGATGCAGTTAAGAACGATACGAACATGATTTCCCAAGACATAAATCAATGACCGAGACCATTGGAGGAACTTCATCCATCGGATCACCAAGAGTCGGACACGGCCGAATGgatgaaacaacaacaaaaagttgCTCGTTCTGTGCAAGATGTCTATAGTGCAAGAACTGTGTGGCTCTGGGATTTGACCTCCAGTTCTCAGCTTGTCACTTCAGACACAGAGAGATGCGTATGGTACTGTCTCCTAGGTGCACCGCCACGTCTGGCCACTAGAGAGCGGCCTGCAGCCTCACACGCTGGCCTGGCTCTCATGCCCGGGCTTCCCAAACCATGTGACTCATACTGGCACAACAGCAGCCTGTTATTGAAACTGCACTGCCAATACCACAAGATCTGCACATAAACCAGGCAACACAGCCATGCATGTCAGTGGTAACACTGGaccactatactacactatactatactattataggcttactatactatactgtactatgctATAGCCTACTTATCAATCTTGTatcttatattaattatatatttccagTATCTGTTGAAGACTGACCGAATAAATGCATCTTTCTATGGTGTTATTTTAAGTCTGGAGTAAAATAGaccttaatacaaataataacgaTGTATAAATTCGGATtagaatgttttattattattattattattattattattataacaaataacaattattactattattcgtTTATAAtagccaaatatatatatatatatattgaaatgtactattaataatgtatacattaaagAAACTTTAAAAGTACTTTAACATACCGCGATATCACAGTCAAAACATTGACCTGAAGATTTATGAATATATTGAAGGTATGCAAATATATAGCAGCCTCTGAGTTTGATCATAATTATGACACACATTATAATGAAGGTGCAGCAGCCACAAGCACACGGCATGAATGGCGCAGTGCAGAAACTGTTAAACTGTATCTGCAGACATTTTGCCTGGTCGTAAAGGTCGCGATTGCAGTGCCGCGGATTTGCGCACATCTGCACGACCACGCCGATCCCATTGGAGGAGCCGCGCAGATCCCGGCAGACCTGCGCACATCTGCGCTCCGCCAACGCCAGCAAATATCCTCGGCGAGCTGCGAGAGGCTTTCCGGTGTGTCTGTGCGCACAAACGCGCTGCTCCCACCGCACCGGCGCTCAGCATGCAGCGGCCCGGCCACTGAACCCGCCGAGGAGCCCCGCAGCGGACACGCAGTCGCCCGGCCTCGCCGCCTCCTCGGGTCAAAGGGCAgcctgtgtttagtgatgtatTAACATCAGTCCGGCGCTCCTAAGATCTGCCCTGTTTTTCTCCCTGGCTGGAGAGAGGAATGTGTGATTGAGGAAGCGAGGACAGCAGAAAACGCCAAGAGGCTCTCAACGCGCAGAAGCCAATGCAGCAAGGATGACGTCCAAGGTAGGGGGCTTTCTCAGCCGGGTGAGCCGGGCTTGTGGTCGTGTCTCCGCGGACTGTGACAGGCGGGGGACCTGGAGGTGCAGATCCAGCTGGATCGGGGAAAATGTCTGTTCAGCCTGAGTTAAAAACGGTGTCCGTGTCTTGGGTTACTTATCGGTAGTGTGACTGGGGCACACGGGCTGCAGGGCTGGTGCGAAAAGTGCGATTCAAGGCTGTTTTTATGTCACATTTGAAAAAGAGATCATTAAAAGTGTCTTGT from Amia ocellicauda isolate fAmiCal2 chromosome 1, fAmiCal2.hap1, whole genome shotgun sequence includes the following:
- the moxd1l gene encoding DBH-like monooxygenase protein 2 homolog gives rise to the protein MTLLLLLSLLSLLCCGQVEAQINPALPFREYLDPGQLVSLSWGFDVQQDLITFELSIGTMGWVGLGFSDNGGMAGSDIVIGGVFPNGSQYFKDRYATGNTLPLVDPQQDYTLLSLSERDGKTVMAFNRSIGACDSRDFPITTLPIKLIYAYGLNDEITHHSGRRGTKEISLLGYVPRSTPTTTNHFDITANNFTVPPVHTYYYCRIIKAPNLGRKNHIYQIEPIVDHVDLTHHMLLYGCSASVNQTLEGMCYSNNMSPFNFCFKVIAAWGIGGGSFYLPPNTGISIGGTNDPAYYRLEMHYNNPSQAQGQVDNSGLRFHYTPELFDHDVGTLHIGLDLIPEYMLPPDTQSFRSYAVCNTSIFSKVLPGSFPDMNVFAVLLHTHLAGRKMRVAQFRNGEQIGFLGVNENYDFNLQEFKYLGQTAIIKEGDEMVVECTYNTKNRSKVTNLGLSTTEEMCYAFLLYYPATDISFCWSVPNMTQVGASLQATNKVAAGANLMTMTWNESSVQSYQNLLHNVSQVVFVGSTVHGFAAQTGFVRDIKANPSLSCKASSSEAGSTVSTHGKAKWTQATLLSLLLLWLAVLH